A region of Pseudorasbora parva isolate DD20220531a chromosome 14, ASM2467924v1, whole genome shotgun sequence DNA encodes the following proteins:
- the LOC137039951 gene encoding carcinoembryonic antigen-related cell adhesion molecule 5-like produces the protein MSTFFILAVHDEVTSVNEGDPVTLNSGLTEMKDVDHIMWTFGTEKIIIAAYYKRTDITAVYNGVLDGRFRDRLKLYDQTGSLTITDTRPEHAGDYVLMIFGKKQSLKAFRVFVNVEIKVNEGDPITLNSHLVKMRDEDVIHWRFGNTLIAEINVTADSFTVYDDVLDGRFRDRLKLDKQTGSLTITDITMKHAGDYRVETRHMCVAFTLTVIGDRERVSVNEGDSVTLDSGLTEIEDDDEIQWMFGNTLIAEINKQTNSFTVYDDPDRRFRDRLKLDKQTGSLTITDITTEHAGDYRVETRRMSLDFILTVIVSVNEGDSVTLDSDLTKLKDDLIQWRFGNTLIAEINKRADSFTVYDDVLDGRFRDRLKLDNKNGSLTITNITTEHAGDYKLENNSRGKWFVLTVYARLPVPVISSNSSNCSSSSSSSYCSLVCSSVVNVSHVTLSWFKGNSLLSSISASDLSISLSLPLEVEYQDKNTYSCVLNNPISHQTQHLDITQLCHTCAGSVHCCGPTEAVIRLVLSALVGVATVMLVVYEIRSRRAEGDQAHIHTSGS, from the exons ATGAGCACCTTTTTCATTCTTGCTGTCCATG ATGAAGTGACATCCGTGAACGAGGGAGATCCAGTCACTCTGAACTCTGGTCTTACTGAAATGAAGGATGTTGATCATATTATGTGGACGTTTGGAACTGAAAAAATTATAATAGCAGCCTACTACAAACGGACCGATATAACCGCTGTATATAATGGTGTTCttgatgggagattcagagacagactgaagctgtacgatcaaactggatctctgaccatcacagacACCAGACCTGAACATGCTGGAGATTATGTGCTAATgatatttggaaaaaaacaATCATTAAAAGCTTTCAGAGTTTTTGTCAACG TTGAAatt AAAGTGAATGAGGGTGATCCAATCACACTCAACTCTCATCTTGTTAAAATGAGGGATGAGGATGTTATTCATTGGAGGTTTGGAAACACTTTAATAGCAGAAATCAATGTAACGGCCGACAGCTTCACTGTATATGATGATGTTCttgatgggagattcagagacagactgaagctggacaaacaaactggatctctgaccatcacagacATCACAATGAAACATGCTGGAGATTATAGAGTGGAGACCAGACATATGTGTGTTGCTTTCACTCTCACTGTCATTGGTGa TCGTGAGAGAG TGTCAGTGAATGAGGGAGATTCAGTCACTCTAGACTCTGGTCTCACTGAAATAGAGGATGATGATGAGATTCAGTGGATGTTTGGAAACActttaatcgctgaaatcaaTAAACAGACCAACAGCTTCACTGTATATGATGATCCTGAccggagattcagagacagactgaagctggacaaacaaactggatctctgaccatcacagacATCACAACTGAACATGCTGGAGATTATAGAGTGGAGACCAGACGTATGAGTCTTGATTTCATTCTCACTGTCATTG TGTCAGTGAATGAGGGAGATTCAGTCACTCTAGACTCTGATCTCACTAAACTGAAGGATGATCTGATTCAGTGGAGGTTTGGAAACActttaatcgctgaaatcaaTAAACGGGCCGACAGCTTCACTGTATATGATGATGTTCttgatgggagattcagagacagactgaagctggacaatAAAAATGGATCactgaccatcacaaacatcacaactgaACATGCTGGAGATTATAAACTAGAGAACAACAGTAGGGGAAAGTGGTTTGTTCTCACTGTCTACG CTCGTCTGCCTGTTCCTGTCATCAGCAGTAACTCTTCAAACTgttcttcatcttcatcatcctcATATTGTTCACTGGTGTGTTCATCAGTGGTAAAtgtgagtcatgtgactctctcctggttcaaaggaaacagtttattgtccagcatcagtgcgtctgatctcagcatcagtctctctctacctctggaggtggaatatcaggataaaaacacctacagctgtgtgCTGAACAATCCCATCAGCCACCAGACTCAACATCTGGACATTACTCAACTCTGTCACACATGTGCAGG ctcaGTCCACTGCTGTGGTCCCACTGAAGCTGTGATCCGATTGGTCCTCTCTGCTCTggtgggcgtggctactgtcaTGCTTGTGGTTTATGAGATCAgatccagaagagctgaaggagATCAAGCTCATATTCACACATCAGGTTCATGA